Proteins from one Devosia chinhatensis genomic window:
- a CDS encoding ABC transporter permease, which yields MRPDRQRLAGWRWELASLPLLLIVWQVLAIVVAHRLFPTPLEVTAEIVRVASQGPLLADLAKTLARATSAFVIAMVLGTVLGLLLGRQAILDRLFSAWLVVGLNLPAIVVAIVLYIWLGLTESALVAAVVINKMPLVIVTVREGVRSFSNDYEELSRALRLDFRQQLAKIYWPQLLPFMLAAARTGLSLIWKIVLVFEVLGSDGGVGYRVSVLFQFFDVQGILAYTASFIAVVLAFEYGLLRPLERRALAWRQT from the coding sequence GTGCGTCCAGACCGGCAGCGGCTGGCAGGCTGGCGCTGGGAACTGGCTTCCCTGCCGCTCCTGCTCATTGTCTGGCAGGTTCTGGCCATTGTCGTGGCCCATCGTCTCTTCCCCACTCCACTTGAGGTCACCGCTGAGATCGTGCGAGTGGCCAGCCAGGGGCCGCTCCTGGCCGATCTTGCCAAGACCCTGGCGCGGGCCACCAGCGCTTTCGTCATTGCAATGGTCCTGGGCACCGTGCTCGGCCTCCTGCTGGGTCGGCAGGCCATCCTCGACCGCCTGTTTTCCGCCTGGCTTGTCGTCGGGCTCAATCTGCCGGCCATTGTCGTGGCCATCGTCCTCTATATCTGGCTGGGGCTGACGGAGAGTGCGCTGGTCGCGGCCGTCGTCATCAACAAGATGCCCCTTGTCATTGTGACCGTGCGCGAGGGCGTGCGCAGCTTTTCAAACGACTATGAGGAGTTGTCCCGCGCCCTGCGGCTCGATTTTCGACAGCAATTGGCCAAGATCTACTGGCCGCAATTGCTCCCCTTCATGCTGGCGGCAGCACGCACGGGGCTGTCCCTCATCTGGAAGATCGTGCTCGTTTTCGAGGTGCTGGGTAGCGACGGTGGGGTCGGTTATCGCGTCAGCGTTCTGTTCCAGTTTTTCGACGTCCAGGGCATCCTCGCCTATACGGCAAGCTTCATCGCCGTCGTGCTGGCTTTCGAATATGGCCTCTTGCGGCCGCTCGAGCGGAGGGCGCTGGCATGGCGGCAGACCTGA
- a CDS encoding ABC transporter ATP-binding protein, whose translation MAADLTIEITEKRYGAGAPLFTDFHLCVPRGKVVALLGPSGVGKSSLLRMVAGIDRTFSGSIRLGTQDLADAPGMVFQDPRLLPWLTAVDNVRLANGALSLAEATALLDQVGLAGEGRAFPGQLSGGMQRRVALARALATRSGLLLLDEPFVSLDRQLAGEMRTLLAGVIARLGPTMLLVTHDPEDAAHLADSAVILSGRPVRIARQVQLPVPRADRDRQVMEDYRRLFDGDA comes from the coding sequence ATGGCGGCAGACCTGACCATCGAAATCACCGAAAAGCGCTATGGCGCGGGCGCGCCGCTCTTTACCGATTTTCACCTATGCGTGCCGCGGGGAAAGGTGGTGGCCTTGCTGGGACCCTCGGGGGTGGGCAAGTCGAGCCTTCTCAGGATGGTCGCCGGGATCGACCGGACCTTCAGCGGCAGCATCCGCCTTGGAACGCAGGATCTGGCCGATGCCCCCGGCATGGTGTTTCAGGATCCCCGGCTTTTGCCCTGGCTTACTGCGGTCGACAATGTACGGCTGGCGAACGGTGCTCTCAGCCTTGCGGAGGCCACGGCGCTTCTCGATCAGGTCGGTCTTGCCGGAGAGGGCCGCGCCTTTCCCGGGCAATTGTCAGGCGGCATGCAGCGCCGCGTCGCACTGGCCCGGGCGCTGGCGACACGCAGCGGCCTGTTGCTGCTCGATGAACCCTTCGTTTCGCTCGACCGGCAGCTTGCCGGCGAGATGCGCACCTTGCTTGCCGGTGTCATCGCCCGGCTCGGTCCGACAATGCTGCTCGTTACCCATGATCCTGAAGACGCGGCACACCTGGCCGATAGTGCCGTCATTCTTTCAGGGCGTCCGGTGCGCATTGCGCGGCAGGTGCAGCTACCCGTCCCGCGTGCCGACCGCGACAGACAGGTCATGGAGGACTATCGTCGGCTTTTCGATGGCGATGCGTGA
- a CDS encoding Tex family protein, with product MSQLDSRIANQIAKDVAARPEQVRAAVDLLDGGATVPFIARYRKEVTGGLDDTQLRLLAERLTYLRELEARRTAILKSIEDQGKLNPQLTAAIAGAATKAELEDLYLPFKPKRRTKAEIARERGLGPLAEMLLANRRTDPQEAAKAFLAPDVPGTKEALEGARDIVVEGLSENAALLGQLRAHMRERAMLSSRVVKGKEEAGAKFADYFEHSERWNKVAGHRALAMMRGRDENVLSLDIEVDADSTDAVKPAERLVIAALDARSDGAADLWLREIAGWAWRTRLRMTLSIDLMVDLRERAELEAIGVFARNLKDLLLAAPAGARPTLGLDPGIRTGVKAAVVDATGKVLATDTIYPFQPRNDVAGAQAALQALIGRHGIELIAIGNGTGSRETEKLVTDLIQRLPAPRPTKVIVSEAGASVYSASELAAAEFPDLDVSLRGAISIARRLQDPLAELVKIEPKAIGVGQYQHDVDQYRLGRSLDAVVEDAVNAVGVDLNTASAPLLARISGLGPSVAEAIVAHRNANGPFVSRKALLDVPRLGQRTFEQAAGFLRITNGSEPLDASAVHPEAYGVARKIVTACGRDLRTLMGDKSVLGTLDAQRFVDDRFGLPTVRDIIAELEKPGRDPRPAFKTATFAEGVEDIKDLRPGMMLEGTVTNVAAFGAFVDIGVHQDGLVHVSQLADKFVKDPHEVVKAGDVVRVRVVEVDVPRKRIGLSMRKEIDQSAPRERQREKPARSARPQQNQNPTSSTGSLGDRLSEAMRRKT from the coding sequence ATGTCCCAGCTCGACAGCCGCATTGCCAACCAGATCGCCAAGGACGTCGCCGCCCGCCCCGAGCAGGTGCGCGCTGCGGTAGACCTGCTGGACGGTGGCGCCACCGTGCCGTTCATCGCGCGCTACCGCAAGGAAGTGACCGGCGGGCTCGATGACACCCAATTGCGTCTGCTGGCCGAACGGCTGACTTACCTGCGTGAACTGGAAGCGCGCCGCACGGCGATCCTCAAGTCCATCGAGGACCAGGGAAAGCTCAATCCGCAGCTCACCGCCGCGATCGCCGGTGCTGCGACCAAGGCGGAACTCGAAGATCTTTATCTGCCCTTCAAGCCCAAGCGTCGCACCAAAGCCGAAATCGCCCGGGAACGCGGCCTCGGGCCGCTGGCCGAAATGCTCCTGGCCAACCGGCGAACCGATCCCCAGGAAGCGGCGAAGGCATTCCTGGCGCCCGACGTGCCCGGCACCAAGGAAGCCCTCGAGGGCGCGCGCGACATCGTCGTGGAAGGGCTATCGGAGAATGCCGCCCTCCTCGGTCAATTGCGCGCCCATATGCGCGAGCGCGCCATGCTGTCTTCCCGGGTCGTCAAGGGCAAGGAAGAGGCCGGAGCCAAGTTCGCCGATTACTTCGAGCATTCCGAGCGCTGGAACAAGGTGGCTGGCCATCGCGCCCTGGCCATGATGCGCGGGCGCGACGAGAATGTCCTTTCCCTCGATATCGAGGTGGATGCCGACAGCACGGACGCGGTCAAGCCGGCCGAGCGGCTGGTTATTGCCGCGCTCGACGCCCGCAGTGACGGCGCCGCCGACTTGTGGCTGCGCGAGATCGCCGGCTGGGCCTGGCGCACGCGGCTCAGGATGACCCTCTCCATCGATCTCATGGTGGACCTGCGCGAGCGCGCCGAACTCGAAGCCATCGGGGTTTTTGCGCGCAATCTCAAGGACCTGCTGCTGGCCGCCCCCGCCGGCGCCCGCCCCACTCTGGGTCTCGACCCCGGCATCCGGACCGGCGTCAAGGCAGCCGTGGTCGACGCAACCGGCAAGGTACTGGCCACCGACACGATCTATCCCTTCCAGCCTCGGAACGATGTCGCCGGCGCCCAGGCGGCCCTCCAGGCCTTGATCGGAAGGCATGGCATCGAGCTCATCGCCATCGGCAACGGCACGGGCAGCCGGGAAACCGAAAAGCTCGTGACTGACCTGATCCAGCGCCTGCCCGCGCCGCGCCCCACCAAGGTGATCGTGTCGGAGGCAGGAGCTTCGGTCTATTCCGCCTCCGAACTGGCGGCCGCTGAATTTCCCGATCTCGATGTGTCACTGCGCGGCGCAATATCGATCGCGCGGCGGCTGCAGGACCCGCTGGCAGAACTGGTCAAGATCGAGCCAAAGGCCATCGGGGTCGGCCAATATCAGCACGATGTCGACCAATACCGGCTCGGCCGCTCCCTCGACGCCGTCGTCGAAGACGCAGTCAATGCGGTGGGCGTCGACCTCAACACCGCCTCCGCACCGCTTCTGGCCCGCATTTCTGGCCTTGGCCCATCGGTCGCCGAGGCCATCGTGGCCCATCGCAACGCCAATGGTCCTTTCGTCTCGCGCAAGGCCTTGCTGGACGTCCCGCGTCTGGGGCAGCGCACCTTCGAGCAGGCCGCTGGGTTCCTGCGCATCACCAATGGCAGCGAACCGCTCGACGCCTCCGCGGTGCATCCGGAGGCCTATGGCGTTGCCCGCAAGATCGTGACCGCTTGCGGTCGGGACCTGCGGACGCTGATGGGAGACAAATCTGTTTTGGGCACGCTCGACGCCCAACGCTTCGTCGACGATCGCTTCGGGCTGCCTACCGTGCGCGATATCATCGCCGAGCTCGAAAAGCCGGGCCGCGATCCGCGGCCAGCCTTCAAGACCGCGACCTTTGCCGAGGGCGTGGAAGACATCAAGGATCTCAGGCCCGGCATGATGCTGGAAGGCACGGTGACCAATGTCGCCGCCTTCGGCGCATTCGTCGATATTGGCGTGCATCAGGACGGGCTGGTACACGTGTCGCAACTGGCCGACAAATTCGTCAAGGACCCCCATGAGGTGGTCAAGGCCGGCGACGTGGTCAGGGTACGGGTGGTCGAGGTCGATGTTCCGCGCAAGCGCATCGGACTCTCGATGCGCAAGGAGATTGACCAGAGCGCGCCGCGCGAGCGTCAGCGCGAAAAGCCCGCCCGCTCCGCACGGCCGCAGCAAAACCAAAATCCCACCAGCAGCACCGGCTCCCTCGGCGATCGCCTCAGCGAAGCCATGCGCCGCAAGACCTGA
- a CDS encoding ferritin-like domain-containing protein, producing MEIYVAGLRNAHAMENQALAIMHPQVSRIKHYPEMAERLDQHVVETEGQLTRLDRLLDKTGSSHSSLKDTALSIGGTLAALGHSMAPDEIVKNSFANFAFENYEIAAYKSLLALAEQVADDEAISLLQHNLDEEIAMSEWLDSAIEPLTLRYASLSDSATEAKK from the coding sequence TTGGAAATCTACGTGGCTGGCCTGCGCAACGCACATGCCATGGAAAATCAGGCACTTGCCATCATGCATCCGCAGGTGTCGCGCATCAAACATTATCCCGAGATGGCCGAGCGACTTGACCAACATGTGGTCGAGACCGAAGGGCAGCTAACGCGATTGGACAGGCTGCTGGACAAGACCGGCAGCAGTCATTCCAGTCTCAAGGATACCGCCTTGAGCATTGGCGGTACCCTGGCAGCTTTGGGTCACTCCATGGCGCCTGACGAGATCGTCAAAAACAGCTTCGCGAATTTTGCGTTCGAGAATTACGAAATCGCAGCTTACAAATCACTGCTTGCCTTGGCGGAACAAGTGGCCGACGACGAGGCCATCTCTCTGCTGCAACACAATCTCGATGAGGAAATCGCGATGTCCGAATGGCTGGACAGTGCGATTGAGCCGCTGACACTGCGCTATGCCAGTCTCAGCGACAGCGCCACCGAGGCCAAGAAGTAG
- a CDS encoding outer membrane protein, producing MRKLTLAVLAAGAALVAPALAADLPFYPPIVEVPDVDYGYTGSFYLRGSAGLNLMWAPNVYHPTATPTTYNIDGFGYGYSYGVGAGFETGTGLRFDVTADILRNEGMRATVDDGAAGPLVDGVHKLALRSSVFLANAYYDVGFGDGYGAAGGAFGYVGGGLGVAFNDHTVTDPLGATVQAQNTSLAAAGMVGLGYDFGQIVADVGYRGLYINRIENTTAAYPYSVDNNWVHEVRGTVRYRFN from the coding sequence ATGCGTAAGCTCACCCTCGCGGTGCTGGCGGCAGGAGCTGCTCTTGTCGCACCGGCCCTGGCAGCCGACCTGCCTTTCTATCCGCCGATCGTCGAAGTTCCCGACGTCGACTATGGCTATACCGGCTCGTTCTACCTGCGCGGCAGCGCCGGCCTGAACCTGATGTGGGCGCCCAACGTCTATCACCCGACGGCGACGCCCACGACCTACAATATCGATGGCTTCGGCTACGGCTATTCCTATGGCGTCGGCGCCGGCTTCGAAACCGGCACGGGCCTGCGTTTCGACGTCACTGCCGATATCCTGCGCAATGAAGGCATGCGCGCCACTGTCGATGACGGCGCCGCCGGCCCGCTGGTCGATGGCGTGCACAAGCTGGCCCTGCGCTCCAGCGTCTTCCTCGCCAACGCCTATTACGATGTCGGGTTCGGCGATGGCTATGGTGCCGCTGGCGGCGCCTTCGGCTATGTCGGTGGCGGCCTCGGTGTGGCCTTCAACGATCACACCGTGACCGATCCGCTGGGTGCGACCGTCCAGGCCCAGAACACCAGCCTCGCCGCAGCCGGCATGGTTGGTCTGGGCTATGATTTCGGTCAGATCGTCGCCGATGTCGGCTATCGCGGCCTCTATATCAACCGCATCGAGAACACGACTGCAGCCTATCCCTACTCGGTGGACAATAACTGGGTTCACGAAGTGCGCGGCACCGTCCGCTACCGCTTCAACTGA
- a CDS encoding PQQ-dependent sugar dehydrogenase, translating into MAEPSLFARLVALVGGIAVAVRHSGDGPRQPAYGTQPTIPDPKPQGKIPTLKMPTAKGWVGDHKPTAAPGLKVNAFAKGLDHPRNMHVLPNGDVLVAESMGEEGSGPRSLFDHAMHATMKRAKASGKSPNRVILLRDADGDGVAEERHALIENVRQPFGMVLIGDTLYVGASDAVLAYPYSLGTTRISAPGRKIMDLIPGGHWTRNLIASADGSKLYVAVGSLSNIGDQGMAAEENRACIHELDLATGQSRIFGSGLRNPVGMAWEPQGGHLWTVVNERDGLGDETPPDYLTSVVDGGFYGWPNCYWNRVVDDRVPQDAAKVASALQPDYALGGHTASLGLCWLPEGTLPGFPQGMAIGQHGSWNRSKLSGYKLAFVEFQNGKPVGMPREILKDFLSPDEEHSYGRPVGVAIAADGAVLMADDVGDVIWRVTGA; encoded by the coding sequence ATGGCCGAGCCCAGTCTATTCGCCCGCCTTGTAGCCCTTGTCGGTGGTATCGCCGTCGCTGTCCGCCATTCCGGCGATGGTCCGCGCCAGCCGGCCTACGGCACCCAGCCGACCATTCCCGATCCCAAGCCGCAGGGCAAGATTCCCACCCTCAAGATGCCCACGGCCAAGGGTTGGGTCGGCGATCACAAGCCCACGGCGGCACCGGGGCTCAAGGTCAACGCCTTCGCCAAGGGGCTCGATCACCCGCGCAACATGCATGTCCTGCCCAATGGCGACGTGCTGGTGGCCGAATCCATGGGCGAAGAGGGCAGTGGGCCGCGTTCGCTGTTCGACCATGCCATGCATGCCACGATGAAGCGCGCGAAGGCCTCGGGCAAGAGCCCGAACCGCGTTATCCTGCTGCGCGATGCCGATGGGGATGGGGTGGCCGAAGAACGCCACGCCCTGATCGAAAATGTGCGCCAGCCCTTCGGCATGGTGCTGATCGGCGATACGCTCTATGTCGGCGCTTCCGACGCCGTCCTGGCCTATCCCTATAGCCTTGGCACAACGCGGATTTCTGCGCCCGGCCGCAAGATCATGGACCTGATCCCCGGCGGTCACTGGACACGCAATCTCATCGCTTCTGCCGATGGCTCCAAGCTCTATGTCGCTGTCGGCTCGCTGAGCAATATCGGTGACCAGGGCATGGCAGCGGAAGAAAACCGTGCCTGTATCCACGAACTGGATCTGGCCACCGGTCAGTCGCGCATCTTCGGCTCCGGCCTGCGCAATCCGGTGGGCATGGCCTGGGAGCCTCAGGGTGGGCATTTGTGGACCGTGGTCAATGAGCGCGACGGGCTGGGCGACGAAACCCCGCCCGATTACCTGACCTCGGTGGTCGATGGTGGCTTTTACGGCTGGCCCAATTGTTACTGGAACCGGGTGGTCGACGACCGTGTGCCGCAAGATGCAGCCAAGGTGGCCTCGGCGCTGCAGCCCGATTATGCCCTGGGCGGACACACCGCTTCGCTTGGTCTTTGCTGGCTGCCCGAGGGCACGCTGCCGGGCTTCCCGCAGGGCATGGCCATCGGCCAGCACGGCTCCTGGAACCGCTCCAAGCTATCCGGATACAAGCTGGCCTTCGTGGAATTCCAGAATGGCAAGCCGGTCGGCATGCCGCGCGAGATCCTCAAGGACTTCCTCTCGCCTGACGAGGAGCATTCCTATGGCCGTCCAGTGGGCGTCGCCATTGCTGCCGACGGTGCCGTGCTGATGGCCGACGACGTCGGCGACGTCATCTGGCGGGTCACCGGCGCATAA
- the glmM gene encoding phosphoglucosamine mutase: protein MARRYFGTDGIRGLANGDKLTPELALKVGMAAGTKFVRGDHRNRVVIGKDTRRSGYMIEQALTAGFTAVGMDVYLLGPMPTPAVAMLTRSLRADLGVMISASHNPYDDNGIKLFRPDGYKLSDEIEAEIERLIDSDMTRHLARGRDIGRAHRDEEARTRYIEYAKRTLPRSVDLAGLRVVLDCANGAAYKVAPIALWELGAEVFTIGAEPDGFNINHKVGSTAPEAVAAKVKEVRADIGIALDGDADRVIIVDEKGHVVDGDQFMAVIAESWLERDMLMGGGIVATIMSNLGLERHLTNLGLTLERTQVGDRYVLETMRAKGFNVGGEQSGHIILSDFTTTGDGLVAALQLLGVLKQKGVAVSEICRRFEKVPQLLRSVKFKSGKPLEHKLVIQAIADGQAMLGAGGRLVVRASGTEPVIRVMGEADDAQLVEKVVAQVETAIREIA, encoded by the coding sequence ATGGCCCGCAGATATTTCGGCACCGACGGCATTCGCGGCCTTGCCAACGGTGACAAGCTCACGCCCGAGCTGGCGCTCAAGGTCGGCATGGCCGCGGGCACCAAGTTCGTGCGTGGCGATCACCGCAACCGCGTGGTGATCGGCAAGGATACGCGTCGGTCGGGCTACATGATCGAGCAGGCGCTCACTGCCGGTTTCACCGCAGTGGGCATGGACGTCTACCTGCTCGGACCGATGCCGACCCCGGCGGTCGCCATGCTGACCCGCTCCTTGCGTGCCGATCTGGGGGTGATGATCTCGGCTTCGCATAATCCCTATGACGACAATGGCATCAAGCTGTTCCGTCCCGATGGATACAAGCTGAGCGACGAGATCGAAGCCGAGATCGAACGGCTGATCGACAGCGACATGACCCGCCATCTCGCCCGGGGCCGCGACATCGGTCGCGCTCACCGCGACGAGGAAGCCCGCACCCGCTACATCGAATATGCCAAGCGCACCCTGCCCCGCAGCGTGGATCTGGCGGGCCTGCGCGTCGTGCTCGATTGCGCCAATGGCGCCGCCTACAAGGTCGCCCCGATCGCGCTCTGGGAGCTGGGCGCGGAAGTCTTCACCATCGGTGCCGAACCCGATGGCTTCAACATCAATCACAAGGTCGGCTCGACGGCGCCGGAAGCGGTGGCGGCGAAGGTCAAGGAAGTGCGCGCCGATATCGGCATCGCGCTCGATGGCGACGCCGACCGGGTCATCATCGTTGATGAAAAGGGGCACGTGGTCGATGGCGACCAGTTCATGGCCGTGATCGCCGAAAGCTGGCTTGAGCGCGACATGCTCATGGGCGGCGGGATCGTGGCCACGATCATGTCCAATCTGGGTCTCGAGCGGCACCTGACCAATCTGGGCCTCACGCTGGAGCGCACACAGGTGGGCGACCGCTACGTCCTCGAAACCATGCGCGCCAAGGGCTTCAATGTCGGCGGCGAGCAATCGGGCCACATCATCCTGTCCGATTTCACCACTACTGGCGACGGGCTTGTCGCCGCGCTGCAATTGCTGGGCGTGCTCAAGCAGAAGGGCGTGGCCGTCTCCGAAATCTGCCGCCGGTTCGAGAAGGTCCCGCAACTGTTGCGCAGCGTCAAGTTCAAGTCCGGCAAGCCGCTCGAGCACAAGCTGGTCATCCAGGCCATTGCCGACGGACAGGCCATGCTGGGCGCTGGCGGGCGACTGGTCGTGCGCGCCTCCGGCACCGAGCCGGTCATTCGCGTCATGGGCGAGGCCGACGATGCCCAATTGGTCGAAAAGGTGGTGGCCCAGGTCGAAACGGCGATCCGCGAGATTGCCTGA
- a CDS encoding ABC transporter substrate-binding protein has protein sequence MFTRSLAALTLLAGMVVSVPAQDTIVLGLQESGTVQWEIEAIRTLGLDLQHGLTIDVRPLADSRAGQIALQAGAVDIILSDFTWVSAQRSQGADFTMVPHSLAVGGLMVPPDSTISDVTDLAGKTIGVAGGPADKSWVVLQAYYEQLTGTALADVGQARFGAPPLINELLASGAIDAGLNFWHWNARAKQAGMVEVISVAEMFADLGLERTPVLLGWTFSEAVAAEKADVFGRFLDASFDAKARLLSDDAVWTELAPLMGVSADASLFAQLREDYRAGIVSGVSGEDVLAAEQAFAVLARTGGSDVVGSQTQLAPGTFWAGYSR, from the coding sequence GTGTTCACACGTTCGCTCGCGGCATTGACGCTCCTGGCCGGGATGGTTGTCTCCGTCCCGGCCCAGGACACGATTGTTTTGGGATTGCAGGAAAGCGGTACCGTGCAATGGGAGATCGAGGCGATCCGCACGCTCGGCCTGGATCTCCAGCATGGTTTGACGATCGACGTCCGGCCTCTTGCCGATAGCCGGGCCGGGCAGATCGCCCTCCAGGCTGGGGCGGTCGATATCATCCTTTCCGACTTCACCTGGGTTTCGGCGCAGCGCAGCCAGGGCGCCGATTTCACCATGGTGCCGCATTCGCTGGCGGTGGGCGGGTTGATGGTACCGCCCGATAGCACCATTTCCGATGTCACTGACCTTGCGGGCAAGACCATCGGCGTCGCCGGTGGTCCGGCCGACAAGAGCTGGGTGGTGCTTCAGGCCTATTACGAGCAGTTGACCGGCACGGCGCTGGCTGATGTGGGGCAGGCGCGCTTCGGCGCACCGCCCCTCATCAACGAATTGCTCGCCTCCGGCGCCATCGATGCCGGGCTCAATTTCTGGCACTGGAACGCCCGGGCCAAGCAGGCGGGCATGGTCGAGGTGATCTCGGTTGCCGAGATGTTCGCCGATCTTGGGCTCGAGCGCACGCCAGTCCTGCTGGGCTGGACTTTCAGCGAAGCGGTTGCGGCCGAAAAGGCAGACGTTTTCGGCCGCTTCCTCGATGCCTCCTTCGACGCCAAGGCCAGGTTGCTTTCCGACGATGCGGTCTGGACGGAGCTGGCGCCCCTCATGGGGGTGAGCGCGGACGCCTCGCTGTTTGCCCAATTGCGCGAAGACTACCGGGCCGGCATTGTCTCGGGCGTCAGCGGGGAAGATGTGCTCGCCGCCGAGCAGGCCTTCGCCGTTCTGGCCCGCACCGGTGGCAGTGATGTTGTGGGGTCACAGACGCAATTGGCGCCGGGTACGTTCTGGGCGGGATATTCCCGATAG